In the Deltaproteobacteria bacterium genome, one interval contains:
- a CDS encoding ester cyclase has protein sequence MSSSVAPQLSPSQRALSDLWDEHLRHEFATKDTDRTLETMVEDAYVNHVPVLTGGTGHAQLREFYSKHFISQMPPDLEIIPISRTIAEDRLVDEMVARFTHSVRMDWALPGIAPTGRRVLLPLIVVVQFRGGKLASERIYWDQASLLVQVGLLHTDGLPLVGVESGNKVLDPTLPSNTLIARLSK, from the coding sequence ATGAGCAGTTCAGTCGCACCGCAGCTGTCACCATCACAGCGGGCGTTATCGGATCTGTGGGACGAGCATCTCCGACATGAGTTTGCCACCAAAGATACCGACCGGACGCTGGAGACGATGGTGGAGGATGCCTATGTCAACCATGTTCCAGTGCTGACCGGAGGAACAGGGCATGCCCAGCTGCGAGAGTTTTACTCTAAGCATTTTATCTCGCAGATGCCGCCGGATCTCGAGATCATTCCTATCTCCCGCACGATCGCAGAGGACCGGCTGGTAGACGAGATGGTCGCCCGCTTTACGCATAGCGTCCGGATGGATTGGGCGCTACCAGGTATCGCGCCGACGGGAAGGCGGGTTCTGTTGCCGCTGATCGTCGTAGTTCAGTTTCGGGGCGGTAAGCTGGCGAGCGAACGCATCTACTGGGATCAGGCCTCGCTACTGGTGCAAGTGGGTCTGCTGCACACCGATGGCTTGCCCCTGGTCGGGGTGGAGAGCGGCAATAAAGTGCTAGATCCGACGCTCCCGAGCAACACCCTGATCGCGCGTCTCAGCAAGTGA
- a CDS encoding HNH endonuclease, which yields MQKLNATARRSLRPNLRDAILAKTSARCHVCGGPLRGEWVADHVRPRARGGRSDPRNYLPACYTCNGARWYRDSKVIRRMLAIAVCLLPDIRNRTSLGKDVLRTYRTRRQQNEARRRARK from the coding sequence ATGCAGAAACTCAACGCAACGGCGCGAAGATCCCTACGGCCGAACCTTCGCGATGCCATCCTCGCAAAGACCAGCGCCCGATGCCACGTCTGCGGAGGCCCGCTTCGCGGTGAGTGGGTCGCAGATCACGTTCGACCACGAGCCCGCGGTGGCCGAAGCGATCCAAGGAACTACTTGCCGGCGTGCTACACTTGCAACGGAGCCCGGTGGTACCGGGATTCCAAGGTCATCCGACGAATGCTGGCAATAGCGGTATGCCTGCTACCCGACATTCGGAACCGAACGTCACTCGGAAAGGACGTGCTGCGTACATATCGCACGCGGCGACAGCAGAACGAAGCGCGGCGACGGGCACGGAAATAA